A stretch of DNA from Cannabis sativa cultivar Pink pepper isolate KNU-18-1 chromosome X, ASM2916894v1, whole genome shotgun sequence:
agccactccctcactgtggtaagtgttTAGTAATTTTGTTTTTTCCCCTTATTCttttttggagattctttcttatacttgtattttttttttctttcttttttagctTGCTGCCgaagctggccgcctctccaagaacataatcaaccatggcttcgtcctgtctgattttggggacatgaacgaagtCAGGAAGGttcttcaggatcttactgctgagaggcagctttaccaagaggctgctgagcgccgggaggccgctgccaaagctaatgaggaagaggctaagcggagggaagcccaggcggaggcgatgatccgggaggaggccctGCGGAGAGACTGGTTGGAGGCCAAGCAccaagaggagctgagggcggaaggTGAGGCTACTGCAAAGGCCAGGCAggagcttcgggaggccagggaagccttggacgagatggttgccaaggtgagatccttagaggaaactcaccaggcaaacttagagtccagggccactctggccgcggagctgaaggagctcagggacttcaaggaacaagcctcaaagaaggcaaaaagggctgagcttctttctcccgtttcctgcggccggtgccctaagcgcttcgacgatggcgtcttcatggcttggtctaccaatgaccaaaatatcaagcttaccttctaccccaaacctgaggagatgattgccaaatttcgggagaagaagaaaaagcttgatgccatggtggaggcacgtatcggacctcgtctccctccgcgcattgattaggccgctcgagattaacccagtacaaccTGGATTTCAcccacttctctttttttttttcctttatatatatttgtttatatacaGCTATTTTGAGACAATATTTATATAGCTGTTTTTATTTAGAGGGTAGACAAtttctaaggcctgtccccgggccatttgtatatattttgacctgccctttagggctaggatatttataagtgatcttttttgatgcacatatttctctttttgacctgtcctttggatcaggatttttatacttatgctttttatttttgtgcatactctttttgacctgccctttgggtcaggatattttacttagtttgttttctgtctgtccgtgcggtataccctagtacccccctcagtggcatagaaactttgtttttaaggcactcagttttattcaacatgtggaggatgtatacatttagacggtacaaaccctttaaacaaagtctaagttacattctgggctattggtaatattttctgaggtgatcggcattccaagctcttggcacaatggttccatccattctttttagcttgtaagtgcttgagccgatttcgtcctcgatttcatatggtccttcccaatttgtcccaagtacccccactccgggttcttgggtggctgggaagactcttcttaggaccatatccccaatagcaaattttccgtttttaactttagagttaaaatacttggtcaccttcttttgataagctgccatccgtatttgagactcatcccggagttcttcaacttgatccaaggcttcttgaagcaaagcctgattcgtggctcgatcgtaagtcgttctcctgtgggacgggaattgttgggaattattttaccaggatcttagatctactcacaagtatgtttattaacatcctaaatatgaactttctaaaacgataaaataaacacatataaagttaagaaaaccttacattgatgcagcggaataaatgtctccttccactcagatctctaacccttgattcctttctgtagcagagtataatcaagatctgagcccgaatctccttcttcttcaagctttgatccttcacagtcttccaatgtatgattgagttactgcttgctgtgtgtgggcacttactctttcactagggtcacgaaaaagatgaagggaaaagagagagagaggtatttcggccaaggtagagggtgaggaaggctcagttttctgaagagagaaatttctgtcagaaaggctttttgaaaacttgtgatttgactgagccatcactttctatttataggcaactactaggtctaggtttagaattatttggcattaaaataatgaaaataataatttgaaaaatctaattaagtggccggcctaggtgttgtaatgggcctcacttaattttgcaattttatcaaattttatctctattttctcaaaaatgccaattttccaattctaaccttttaaatgccaaaactaattatttaataactaaaatacattattaaataatattgtcatttaatttaattattaattagacatataaagtctattaataaataaataaacctagaaaactcttttccttacaatttcacccctgcttagtgaaaattcataaaatcagacatagtctaactttagaattataattgatcaatcacgaatcaattaatgagtcttacaagcagaatgttctcaactagaatggggaccatggatctatatgctgagcttccaataagtgaaccaaatttaccaagtaaattcctacttattaattcttcgttgaatccactcttagaacttagaattgcactctcagacttatatagagcatattgtatgtttcacgataccaatatactatctcatttaaccattgttataatcttattgtgatttaaagatcctctatatagatgatttacatcgagatgggatttcttttaccgttctcacccctcaatgtattttgccccttaaaacacttagctacctgtaaatggtgtttagtgatctaataattagtcagttaaacaagagctcatccatttacttctatttgctaagctcgaagggaatcatcacttaacttctatacaccagtagaagctatagattccatatttatgtttagcactcccactcaatcatactatcatgttcccaaaatatacgtatcaccctgacccaaaagtaggcttaactaataaatcaaagaacatgaatagcactcctgagttgagcccaagcatatcaggatttagattctttttaatcttaagatcaactactgatattgacttggaaagatatgtataacggtaagtttgtaatatcttaacttagttgcaatatcggtccagtccaatgtatactccatacattcgaaactagtatactttactaatgtcctggaaagaacataacacttactccaagtgtaagtacacatcatcgctgattatcacattagtgtaaatccaataacactgatgaaacagggaccaaaacttttgattcatatgatcacaatcacattccactgtgttgacgatactgtaattgtgaataaacatatgatctggatttaactgattttgtgtgtatgaatgtaataaacatattaaacatgttaaaccactagcatgtagaattcatgcaaacatcaatcacttctaatttcttttattgataactaatcagattgtaaagagttttatttagggcataaaacctaacaggaataacatttctaccgggaccatcgcttcgcaaccgtacgccattgaaaaaggtgAGTGACCGaccgtggttctgggggtcgtccggtaggcccataacactctaggcaactcttcaggccagttgtttttgcaggccagcagctttttcttcaaggtgacctttaggattttattgactgcttccgcttgaccgtttgtttgaggtctggccaccgcggagaagcttttcactactccgtgttggttgcagaagtcagtaaattcctcgcaatcgaattgctttccattgtcagagactattttgtgagccaagccatatcgacacactatgtttttgataacaaagtccagtgctttttagcagttatggtcttcatgggctcagcctccgtccatttggtgaagtagtctactgctactattgcatactttactcctccttttcctattggcagggacccaataagatctattccccataccgagaaaggccagggactagtcatcagggtgatttcatttggaggagctctcggtatgttcgcgaacctttgacacgaatcacacttttggacgtaggctatgcaatcttttttcattgttggctagaagtacccttgtctcaatattttcttcgagagactgggtcctcccgtatgatctccacataacccttcgtggacctctagcatgatttgtctagcttcagggtccgatacacaccttaaataaggcatgctgagtcctcttcggtagagagtttgatccatcattacataacgatgagcctgatactgaatcttccgagacagttccctttcttggggcaactcaccttttgttatgtattttatgatggggaccatctagctgggttcttgcccaaccgttatcgtggtctcttttattttgatgcttggctctgccaagcgttccactggtactacccccaactcttcgatttcgctatctgaggctaacttagccagacagtccgcgtgagtgttcttttcccgggggattctttctatcttgtagtccgtgaactcgtggagtagttcccggactattgttacgtacgcggccattcgctcgccacgtgtttggtattctccggatatctggtttacgaccagttgggaatcactatagacttccactcttttggctcctacggcttttgctaatttcaatcctgctattagggcttcatattcggcctcattgtttgaagctgcgaagtcgaaccgtagggccgcctggagtcgcagtccggttggtgatatcattGCTACTCCGGCTCCGGacccattttcattggaggctccgtctacaaatactctccatgtggggattggcggtaccggcaTATTCGCGGtagcctcggcttcgttgcattcagtaatgaagtccgccaaggcttggccttttatagaaattcggggtatgtagtgcaagtcgaattgacttagctccattgcccacttgaggagccttccggatgcttcaggtttttggaggacttcccggagcgggtggttggtcagtaccttgatcggatgtgcttggaagtatggcctcaatttccttgacgccatcaggaggcagaaaacCAGCTTTTCAATGACTGGGTATCTTACttcggctcctatcatgcgcttactgacgtagtacacatgatgctgagttttctcttcttcccggactagggcagcactgatcgcgtgttcggagacagccaaatatagaaataggtcttctccgagaactggttttgataggataggaggcttggccatgtgctcttttagttttttgaatgcctcctcgcactcgtccgaccattcaaatttttggcacttcttcaatatgttgaagaagggtatgcacttgtccgtggaccgtgagatgaagcgACTTAAGGCAGCTACCTTTCTAgttaggctctgcacatctttatgctttttgggggatggcatgctcaggagagcctagattttttccggatttgcctcaatccctctttgactgacgatgaagccaagaaactttcctgacttgaccccaaaggtgcatttctttgggttgagcttcatgccgtatctccggaccacttcgaagcattcctctaagtcgcttgcatggctgttgccttctttggacttgacgagcatgtcgtctacataaacctccatattttgtcccaggaggcctttaaacatccggttaaccattctctgGTAGGTTACtctggcgtttttcagtccgaagggcatgactaagtaacagtatacccccttatcggtcctgaagctagtgcactcctggtctgccgtatgcatctttatttgattgtacccagcataggcgtccatgaaggatagcagtttgaacccagaagtggcgtctaccatctggttgatcctgggcagcgggaagcagtccttcggacaagccttgtttagatcagtgaaatctatacaaactcgccaagttccgttcggcttgggcaccaggaccggattggctagccactccGGATAATATACGTCACGGATCATGtcgttagtcaaaagtttgtccacctctctCTCAagagcctcggctttcaccgagtcgagcgggcgtcgcttttgctggacggggggcatgtccgaattgacgttgagtacgtgggtgatgacatgagggcttatgccagtcatgtcctcttggcgccatgcaaagatgtcgatggcgcccttcagtgtttttattattttttctttttccttcggatctaggttcttccctagccggagtactttggtggagtcgaggtcgcacactgataattcctcgacatcctccatcggttccacaattctttcggcccccacacgggggtctaactcatcttcttcagccacttctggctcaACTGATTCCCGGACCAttagtacgggcaggtgggttgcgacattgtaacattgtcttgcttccccctggtttcccctcaccgttccgatccCGGCTTCCCGGgtagggaacttcaggcacaggtgccgaatcgatgtgactgcgccaaagtctaccaaggctggtcggccaaggatcgcgttgtaagctgtcggacagtccaccactacgaaagtgcagtatttaaatgtgctctggggggtgtccgggcacaaggtgactgggagccttacttttcccattgggataagtgtcgtcccgttaaaccctgtgagctgggacccactaggcgagaggtctcggtccgtcaagcctattgcggtgaaggcttccttgaagagtaagttcacggaacttccattgtcaattaagactctggccaccactttattcgcgatgggggtctctatgaccaatgggtcatgatgagggaagcgcactgtcttggcgtcttcttccgtgaatgtgatgggttggtccatcagccggggcctttgagctgggagttgagtaacttcccaaacctcattgtgtttcgcggcccctgcgtatcgtttaagctccttgcgagtagttcctccgatatggggacctccggagatcatggctaccctcccattaggcctgggcggcagaccggggatgtgctgggcgtcgcccgtgggagcagctggagctaaTGCCCCTGCTGTACCCCCCGCCGTTCCCTGAGGCATACCCACAGTCGCCTAgcccggattaaggtggggcaacctatttttga
This window harbors:
- the LOC133032747 gene encoding uncharacterized protein LOC133032747, encoding MIAQEEPKRPRRADTPAHGLDGGVSPMEEHTAPPNIVLTPVPGDEARQELRIAKHNYAMDEYSRGYAEVEALRRVLRVEVQNTINNPEYQNPWDLNLDPLSDWFGRLLGPTLAPFAAEMTGKFASQLTRCAPKRFAACASLNSIFQVQDLSHSLTVLAAEAGRLSKNIINHGFVLSDFGDMNEVRKVLQDLTAERQLYQEAAERREAAAKANEEEAKRREAQAEAMIREEALRRDWLEAKHQEELRAEGEATAKARQELREAREALDEMVAKVRSLEETHQANLESRATLAAELKELRDFKEQASKKAKRAELLSPVSCGRCPKRFDDGVFMAWSTNDQNIKLTFYPKPEEMIAKFREKKKKLDAMVEARIGPRLPPRID